The genomic DNA CGGCTTACCATGTCGTCGTGCAGCAGCGCGTTCACGTCGATGAGCTCCATGCTGGGGTTCAACACGCCTCGGTAGTCCACGATGCCGTCCTGCGACAGCAGTTGCTCGAGCGCCTCGGTAGACATGGGACGGTAAAAGTAGTAGCCCTGCGCGTAATCGCAACCTATGCCTTGCAGGAAGTCCACCTGCTCCTTCGTCTCGGCGCCCTCGGCGATGATGCGCAGATCCATGAATCGAGCCATGGACACGATGGCCTCAAGGATGCTTTCGCTGCGTTGAGACTGATCCTGTCGAGCGAGGAAGCCCATGTCGATTTTCAAGATGTCGACCGTGATGTCCTTCAGCATGTTGAGCGAGGAATAACCGCTGCCGAAATCGTCCATGAGGATGGTGAAGCCGAGTCCTTTGAGACGGGCGACCGCATCGGCCATTTTCTCGTCTTCTGCGTACGCGCTTTCGGTGATCTCGAGCTCTAGCAGGCGATGGTCGAGGTCGTATCTTGAGACCAGGCCTTCCAGCGCTTCGACCACGTCGATGGCGTACAGGTCGGCCCGGGAGATGTTCACCGATACGGGAATGGGCACACCGCCGCGATCAATCCATGAACGGATATGGCGGCACGCTTCCTCCCATACGTACAGATCGAGGCTGGCGATGAAGTTGTTGCGCTCGAGCACGGGGATGAACGCGCCCGGCATGACGATGCCGCGCGAAGGGTGCTGCCAGCGCACGAGGGCTTCGAGGCCCACGATGCGCTCGGTGCGCGTGTTGCATTGCGGTTGCCAGTGCAGCACGAACTCATGGTTCGTCAGCGCGCGCTTCACCTCGAGCAGGATCTTCGCCTCGGTCTCCATCTCCTCGGTCATCTCGGCTTCGTACCAGGCGATGCGCTTGGTGTAGGCGCCTTTGACGGAGTTCATGGCGATCATCGCATGGTCGCAGGCGGTGACTACGGACACGTCCGGGCTGTCGATGGCGCACACTCCGAAAGCGGGCTGGAACCCGATGGTGTCCTCGGAATCGAACGGCTCCTTCTTCAGCTCGCTTTCCACGCGTTTTTCGTCGATCAGGCCGTGAGGCAGCAGCAGCGTGAAATCGTCGCCGCCCAGGTAGCCGGCTATGCCGCCGTGCTTACGGGCGATCTCCCCGATACGTGAGGCGATGGCGCGCAAGATGGCGTCGCCTGCTTCGCGCCCATGCCACTCGTTGTATATTTTGAAGTGCTCGATGTCGATGTACGCTGCATCGTACGCGATGTCGGGCATGTCGGCTACCAGGTGTTCGGCTTTGTCGTAAAACGTAGCCGCATTGTACAGGCCGGTCAGCTGCTCGCGTTCGCGCAATAGCTGGATTTGCGAGCGTTCTGCCTGATCCGTGCGTCGCTGCATCTCTTCTTCGATGTCCGCGATGAAGCACATGACCACGCGCTCGCCGCTTCCGCCGCGCTTGACGGGTGCCACGGTCAGCGACGTCCAGCTCCATGCCCCCGATTCGAGGTGCTTGCGGAACTCTCCGCGCAGTGCGCCGCCTGCTTGTTCGATGCGGTCGAGCAACGTGTCGAAATCCCAGAACGCATGGAAGCGATCGCGGTCTTCGGGGTGGATCATGCGGTCGCGCACGTCGGGGAACATGTCGCTGATGCGTCCCTCGAGCGGAGGCGTCGTGAATTTTCCGGGCTCATGGTAGAGAATCTTGTATGCATCGTCGGTGAGGTTGAGTTCGAACAGCTCATCGTAAGATGACGGCTCGCTCAACGACGTGAACAAGCTGCGGCTGTGCTCGTCGACGGGATGGCCGGAGAACAGCACGCAGGGGCCTTCGTTGAACCAGTCCAGCTCGAGGCAGGTTATCTCGTACCAACTTCCCGTGCGCGCGCTGTAGATGACGCTTTGCGTCGCGTGCTCGTTCGACTCGGCGTTCCAGGGGCAGTCCTTGCACGGTTCGCTTTGCCCGCGGAAGCATTCGTAGCAGAGTTCGCCCACTCGTCCACCGGGGAATACACGACGGGCCGCACGGTCGAGATACACGACGCGATACGATTGGTCGATGACATACGTATGGCCTTGCGTCGAGGCGCTTTTTCGTCGGCTGCCCGGCATCGGATCTCCTGTCTCAAGCTCTTTGATCCATTGTAGGGCTTCGGCGACGGGTTGGGTTCGGCAGGCGCAAAATGATGCCATGGTCTCCGGTTGTTCGTCCGTGTGCGGACGCCCACGAGGCGTCCGCGCCGGCTTTTCCGACGACGTGAACGGGAAAAGAGGAGATGGTCGGGATCGGGGCATGAAGA from Eggerthella lenta DSM 2243 includes the following:
- a CDS encoding EAL domain-containing protein, which gives rise to MPGSRRKSASTQGHTYVIDQSYRVVYLDRAARRVFPGGRVGELCYECFRGQSEPCKDCPWNAESNEHATQSVIYSARTGSWYEITCLELDWFNEGPCVLFSGHPVDEHSRSLFTSLSEPSSYDELFELNLTDDAYKILYHEPGKFTTPPLEGRISDMFPDVRDRMIHPEDRDRFHAFWDFDTLLDRIEQAGGALRGEFRKHLESGAWSWTSLTVAPVKRGGSGERVVMCFIADIEEEMQRRTDQAERSQIQLLREREQLTGLYNAATFYDKAEHLVADMPDIAYDAAYIDIEHFKIYNEWHGREAGDAILRAIASRIGEIARKHGGIAGYLGGDDFTLLLPHGLIDEKRVESELKKEPFDSEDTIGFQPAFGVCAIDSPDVSVVTACDHAMIAMNSVKGAYTKRIAWYEAEMTEEMETEAKILLEVKRALTNHEFVLHWQPQCNTRTERIVGLEALVRWQHPSRGIVMPGAFIPVLERNNFIASLDLYVWEEACRHIRSWIDRGGVPIPVSVNISRADLYAIDVVEALEGLVSRYDLDHRLLELEITESAYAEDEKMADAVARLKGLGFTILMDDFGSGYSSLNMLKDITVDILKIDMGFLARQDQSQRSESILEAIVSMARFMDLRIIAEGAETKEQVDFLQGIGCDYAQGYYFYRPMSTEALEQLLSQDGIVDYRGVLNPSMELIDVNALLHDDMVSRAAVNNLIGGLAVYAVYADRFELLQVNNEYYHVTGCNSIDLRERQNRISRQVHPDDLPLVQSMFAEAYERPVTGAEATFRRYRLNGEIMWMRMRAFFLRREQDRTIFFASLADVTEQKQQEDELRESQAVLELEDEVLHRIIQQSDLNVWVYDIASDRLSFQNLSSNGIASLLAASADEEDTASLGDDVSNVLRRLSRETLWGRPASRTIKVWSNTGEPLTLHIEREIVPDANGKPARVIGYLEDPLNDSRAKLTRSDDNRLLDILKGAAVDHWYINVNTKSFLNSADRRAWRYWAGISLDDWSSSMLEDRLGKYIGPSQDAEAIENFLDFDDMLQRFADGERNDSLEYRLGENDDERWMELSYRMVQLEEDGYVYAYLSVTDIDERKRRELDLEDKAEHDALTGLLNRQSASVRMANALERTLQRGYRGAFAIIDLDDFKQVNDRYGHLSGDTVLADVAQHLCGAFRKGDLICRWGGDKFVVYCEDMERDDIERRLVELSEGPWNATLPDNRVIELSVSTGIAMVPQDGIAFKTVYERADRALYRAKSKGKAHFCFFEADKDS